Proteins encoded together in one uncultured Desulfosarcina sp. window:
- a CDS encoding sugar ABC transporter permease encodes MDKWEDNRAWYLVLPVFIVVAFSAIIPLMTVVNYSIQDIFGPGNAVFVGTEWFKEMLTDHRLHDALGRQFVFSGLVLLIEIPLGILIALAMPKKGWGVSASLVTLAIPLLIPWNVIGTIWIIFTRPDIGLFGVGINSLDLLKVPFDHTARPSYAWITLMLMEVWHWTPLVALLCYAGLRAIPEAYYQAAKIDGASPWAVFLYIQLPKMRGVLTIAVLLRWMDSFLIYAEPYALTGGGPGNSTTFLSIYLVKLATGQFDLGPAAAFSLIYFLIVLLFSFIFYQALLNVGKGEKAS; translated from the coding sequence ATGGATAAATGGGAAGACAATCGCGCCTGGTACCTGGTACTGCCGGTTTTTATCGTCGTCGCCTTCAGTGCCATCATCCCCCTGATGACGGTCGTCAATTACTCTATTCAGGATATCTTCGGTCCGGGCAACGCCGTTTTCGTGGGCACCGAATGGTTTAAGGAGATGTTGACCGACCATCGTCTGCACGATGCCCTCGGGCGCCAGTTTGTCTTCTCCGGTCTGGTCCTGCTGATCGAAATTCCTCTGGGCATCCTGATTGCCCTGGCTATGCCCAAAAAAGGATGGGGAGTCTCCGCCAGCCTGGTCACCCTGGCCATCCCCTTGCTGATTCCCTGGAACGTAATCGGCACCATCTGGATCATCTTCACCCGGCCGGACATCGGCCTGTTCGGCGTCGGCATCAACAGCCTGGATCTTCTCAAGGTGCCCTTCGACCATACCGCCCGGCCCTCCTATGCCTGGATCACCCTGATGCTCATGGAGGTCTGGCACTGGACCCCGCTGGTGGCGCTGCTCTGCTACGCCGGACTGCGCGCCATCCCTGAAGCCTACTATCAGGCCGCCAAAATTGACGGGGCCTCGCCTTGGGCAGTTTTTCTCTATATTCAACTGCCCAAAATGCGGGGCGTTCTCACCATCGCCGTTCTGCTGCGGTGGATGGACAGCTTTCTCATCTACGCCGAGCCTTATGCCCTGACCGGCGGCGGGCCGGGCAACTCGACCACCTTTCTTTCCATCTACCTGGTCAAACTGGCCACCGGCCAATTCGACCTCGGACCGGCGGCGGCCTTCTCCCTGATTTATTTTCTCATCGTACTGCTGTTCAGTTTCATTTTCTACCAGGCTCTCCTGAACGTCGGGAAAGGAGAAAAAGCATCATGA
- a CDS encoding carbohydrate ABC transporter permease — MKIRKRSWALIFYFVLLVVPIYWMLNMSLRSNADILSNFSLYPANLTFKNYIKIFTDPTWYSGYINAMIYVSLNTIMSLAFALPAAYAFSRFKFLGDGQMFFWLLTNRMAPPAVFLLPYFQLYSTFNLIDTHIAVALAHCLFNVPLAVWILEGFMSGIPKELDETAFIDGYSFPRFFFVLFLPLIRAGVGVTAFFCFMFSWVELLFARTLTVTEAKPIVATMTRTISATGLDWGLLAANGILTIVPGALVIWFVRNHLAKGFALGRV; from the coding sequence ATGAAAATTCGAAAACGATCCTGGGCACTGATCTTCTATTTTGTGCTGCTGGTGGTTCCCATTTACTGGATGCTCAACATGTCGCTGCGCAGCAATGCCGATATTTTAAGCAATTTTTCCCTTTACCCGGCCAACCTGACCTTCAAAAACTATATTAAAATCTTCACCGATCCAACCTGGTATTCGGGCTATATCAATGCCATGATCTATGTCAGCCTGAATACGATCATGTCCCTGGCTTTTGCCCTACCGGCTGCCTATGCCTTTTCACGCTTCAAATTCCTCGGCGACGGGCAGATGTTTTTCTGGCTGCTGACCAACCGCATGGCCCCGCCAGCGGTATTTCTGCTGCCCTATTTTCAGCTCTACTCCACGTTCAATCTGATCGACACCCATATTGCCGTTGCTCTGGCCCACTGCCTGTTCAACGTGCCGCTGGCCGTATGGATCCTGGAAGGCTTCATGTCCGGCATCCCCAAGGAACTCGACGAGACGGCCTTTATCGACGGCTACTCCTTCCCCCGGTTCTTTTTCGTCCTGTTTCTGCCGCTGATCCGAGCCGGCGTCGGGGTAACGGCGTTTTTCTGCTTCATGTTCAGTTGGGTCGAACTTCTCTTCGCCCGGACCCTGACGGTCACCGAAGCCAAGCCGATCGTTGCCACCATGACCCGCACCATCAGCGCCACCGGTCTGGACTGGGGTCTTCTGGCCGCCAATGGCATCCTCACCATCGTGCCGGGCGCACTGGTCATCTGGTTCGTACGCAACCACCTGGCCAAAGGCTTTGCCCTGGGTCGCGTGTAA
- a CDS encoding DUF2160 domain-containing protein — MNFEWMYWTVPTAIFFSTIFLMILGMFVWELASPTIERSGFLKIPTTRGTRFFVGLLGTAYIHLAWLGLTDLNLWLAMPIAIVWMFVVMRWG, encoded by the coding sequence ATGAATTTCGAATGGATGTACTGGACGGTACCCACGGCGATTTTTTTCAGCACGATTTTTTTGATGATTCTCGGCATGTTCGTTTGGGAGCTGGCCTCGCCGACCATCGAACGCAGCGGATTTCTCAAAATCCCGACCACCCGGGGCACGCGGTTTTTTGTCGGCCTGCTGGGCACCGCCTACATTCACCTGGCCTGGCTGGGCTTAACCGACCTGAATCTGTGGCTGGCGATGCCGATTGCGATTGTCTGGATGTTTGTGGTCATGCGCTGGGGATAG
- a CDS encoding ABC transporter substrate-binding protein — protein sequence MKGILRKTGFIGMALALMFVMAAGPAMADMNAAKKWVDEEFQPSTLTKKQQLKEMQWFMDAAKPFKGMNIKVVSETIPTHEYEAKTLAKAFEEITGIQVSFDLIQEGDVIEKLQTQWASGENIYDAWINDSDLIGTHARYGYVVPLSDFMKGEGKDVTLPTLDVDDFMGKSFTTGPDGKLYQLPDQQFANLYWFRYDWFKREDFRKQFKELYGYELGVPVNWSAYEDIAEFFTEHVREIDGKAVFGHNDYGKKAPDLGWRFTDAWLSMAGAGDKGIPNGKPVDEWGIRMEGCQPVGATVARGGAANGPAAKYSLRKYMEWLRKYAPPGSLGMDFYTYLPFLANGSVAQQIFWYTAFLPSMVEPGPTVNEDGTPKWRMAPSPHGPYWEEGMKLGYQDCGSWTFMKSTPLDRRKAAWLFAQFCVCKTTSLKKAHVGLTPIRDSDIRHESFTERAPKLGGLVEFYRSPARVAWTPTGVNVPDYPKLAQLWWQNIGEAVSGEVTVDTAMDNLAKEMDRVLERIARSKTQGECGPKLNPEKDESYWLNQPGSPKAKLANEKPKGETVDYDKLIEAWRAGKVK from the coding sequence ATGAAAGGAATTTTGCGCAAAACGGGTTTTATAGGTATGGCTTTGGCGCTGATGTTCGTCATGGCGGCCGGTCCGGCCATGGCGGATATGAACGCGGCCAAGAAATGGGTCGATGAAGAGTTCCAGCCCTCGACCCTCACTAAAAAACAGCAGCTCAAAGAAATGCAGTGGTTCATGGACGCGGCCAAGCCTTTTAAAGGCATGAACATCAAGGTAGTGTCCGAAACCATCCCCACCCACGAATATGAGGCCAAGACACTGGCCAAGGCCTTCGAAGAGATCACCGGCATCCAGGTCTCTTTCGACCTGATCCAGGAAGGCGACGTTATCGAAAAACTACAAACCCAGTGGGCTTCAGGCGAAAACATTTACGACGCCTGGATCAACGACTCCGATCTGATCGGCACGCACGCCCGCTACGGATACGTGGTTCCCCTTTCCGACTTCATGAAGGGCGAAGGCAAGGATGTCACCCTGCCGACCCTGGATGTGGACGACTTCATGGGCAAATCCTTTACCACCGGCCCGGACGGAAAACTCTATCAGCTGCCCGACCAGCAGTTTGCCAACCTTTACTGGTTCCGCTACGACTGGTTCAAGCGTGAGGATTTCCGGAAACAGTTCAAGGAACTCTATGGCTATGAGTTGGGCGTGCCGGTCAACTGGTCGGCCTACGAGGACATTGCCGAGTTCTTCACCGAACATGTCCGTGAAATCGACGGCAAGGCCGTTTTCGGCCACAACGACTACGGCAAGAAAGCGCCGGACCTGGGCTGGCGTTTCACCGATGCCTGGCTCTCCATGGCCGGTGCCGGCGACAAGGGCATTCCCAACGGCAAGCCCGTAGACGAATGGGGCATCCGCATGGAAGGCTGCCAGCCGGTGGGCGCCACCGTGGCCCGCGGCGGAGCCGCCAATGGGCCAGCGGCCAAATACTCTCTGCGCAAATACATGGAATGGCTGAGAAAATATGCCCCTCCGGGCAGCCTGGGCATGGATTTCTATACCTACCTGCCCTTTCTGGCCAACGGCAGCGTGGCCCAGCAGATTTTCTGGTACACGGCCTTTCTGCCCAGCATGGTCGAACCCGGCCCCACGGTCAACGAAGACGGCACCCCCAAATGGCGCATGGCTCCCTCGCCCCACGGCCCCTACTGGGAAGAAGGCATGAAACTGGGCTACCAGGACTGCGGTTCCTGGACCTTCATGAAGAGCACCCCGCTGGATCGGCGCAAAGCCGCCTGGCTCTTCGCCCAGTTCTGCGTGTGCAAAACCACCTCCCTGAAAAAAGCCCATGTCGGCCTGACCCCCATCCGGGACAGCGACATCCGGCATGAGTCCTTCACCGAGCGCGCCCCCAAATTGGGCGGCCTGGTGGAATTCTACCGCAGCCCGGCACGCGTGGCCTGGACCCCCACCGGCGTCAATGTGCCCGACTATCCCAAACTGGCCCAGCTCTGGTGGCAGAATATCGGTGAGGCCGTTTCCGGTGAAGTTACCGTGGATACCGCCATGGACAACCTGGCCAAGGAGATGGACCGGGTGCTGGAACGTATCGCACGCTCCAAAACTCAGGGTGAATGCGGTCCGAAACTGAATCCGGAAAAAGATGAATCCTATTGGCTGAACCAGCCGGGCTCTCCCAAGGCCAAGCTGGCCAACGAAAAGCCCAAAGGAGAAACCGTCGACTACGACAAGCTGATCGAAGCCTGGCGTGCGGGCAAGGTAAAATAG
- a CDS encoding YkgJ family cysteine cluster protein: MDQLDKTACISPVRLGFNSQFKFKCHPGVPCFTQCCRGINIILTPYDIIQMKNRLGLSSREFLAIYTEPQILEKTDLPMVTLKLLDDERESCPFVKDETGCIIYEDRPTSCRYYPLGTATLQHKEGADDEGFFFFVNEPHCKGFEEDTEWTVAEWRQDQGVDLRDEVNSQWTDLVVRKRSFPASIKLTEKAKQMFFLVSYDIDKFREFVFESSFLKRFDVDDATVEKIRNDEVELLKFGLEWLQGVLFKQTDPEQQAGTLPDQPPSE; the protein is encoded by the coding sequence ATGGACCAACTGGATAAAACCGCCTGTATTTCGCCGGTACGCTTGGGATTCAACAGCCAGTTCAAATTCAAATGCCACCCCGGCGTGCCGTGCTTCACCCAATGCTGCCGGGGCATCAATATCATTTTGACGCCGTACGACATCATCCAGATGAAAAACAGGTTGGGCCTTTCTTCGAGGGAGTTTCTCGCCATTTATACCGAGCCGCAGATTCTGGAGAAAACCGACCTGCCCATGGTGACCCTCAAGCTGCTGGACGACGAGCGCGAATCCTGCCCCTTTGTCAAGGATGAAACAGGGTGCATCATCTACGAGGACCGTCCGACGTCCTGCCGCTATTATCCGCTGGGCACAGCCACCTTGCAGCACAAGGAAGGGGCCGATGACGAGGGCTTTTTCTTTTTTGTCAACGAGCCCCACTGCAAGGGGTTCGAAGAAGACACCGAGTGGACCGTGGCCGAGTGGCGCCAGGACCAGGGCGTCGATTTGAGAGACGAGGTCAACAGCCAATGGACCGACCTGGTGGTCCGCAAGCGCTCTTTTCCGGCCAGCATCAAATTGACCGAAAAAGCCAAACAGATGTTTTTCCTGGTGAGCTACGACATCGACAAATTCCGGGAGTTTGTTTTCGAAAGCTCTTTTCTCAAGCGCTTCGATGTGGATGACGCTACCGTGGAGAAAATCAGGAACGACGAAGTCGAACTGCTTAAATTCGGTCTGGAGTGGCTCCAGGGGGTGTTGTTCAAGCAGACCGACCCCGAGCAGCAGGCCGGCACGTTGCCCGACCAGCCGCCTTCGGAATGA
- the dapA gene encoding 4-hydroxy-tetrahydrodipicolinate synthase codes for MNPGCYTAIVTPFDGDAVDESGLARLADFQIQNGITGILAVGTTGESPTLAWKEHHHVVQTYARLAKGKCLCIAGAGSNNTKEALSATREAAEAGVDAVLLVDPYYNGPSSMEIRKEYIAPVAAEFPDLTIIPYVIPGRTGAQLFPEDLALLYKAHPNVSTVKEATGNPDNMRRTRQCCGPDFTILSGDDGMTYEMMTNPDIAAAGVISVVSNIAPKAMVELVDLLRAGKTDAAKTLADALLPLFGLVTVVTKEPTPYGEVVCRARNPLAIKTLMQLLGIPSGPCRPPLGKMSRTGLEKVVSIAKTVQTNNPEILAPLAAFFDVDIDARLNDENLWEGLYYPSY; via the coding sequence ATGAACCCAGGATGTTATACCGCTATCGTAACGCCTTTCGACGGCGACGCGGTCGATGAATCAGGGCTTGCCCGTCTGGCCGACTTTCAGATTCAAAACGGCATTACCGGTATTCTTGCCGTGGGCACCACTGGTGAAAGCCCCACCCTGGCCTGGAAGGAACACCACCATGTGGTCCAGACCTATGCTCGTCTGGCAAAGGGGAAATGCCTGTGCATCGCAGGGGCGGGAAGCAACAACACCAAAGAAGCACTGTCCGCCACGCGAGAGGCTGCCGAAGCGGGCGTGGATGCCGTCTTGCTGGTCGACCCTTACTATAACGGCCCCAGTTCCATGGAAATTCGTAAGGAATACATCGCTCCGGTCGCTGCCGAATTTCCCGACCTGACGATCATTCCCTATGTGATTCCCGGCCGTACCGGCGCCCAACTGTTTCCCGAAGACCTGGCCCTTTTGTACAAGGCCCATCCCAATGTCAGCACGGTGAAGGAAGCCACGGGAAACCCGGATAACATGCGTCGTACCCGGCAATGCTGCGGGCCCGATTTCACCATTCTCTCCGGCGATGACGGGATGACCTATGAAATGATGACCAATCCGGATATTGCCGCTGCGGGGGTGATTTCCGTGGTTTCCAACATCGCCCCCAAGGCTATGGTCGAACTGGTTGATCTGTTGAGGGCCGGAAAGACCGATGCGGCCAAAACCCTGGCCGATGCGCTTTTGCCTCTTTTCGGGCTGGTAACGGTGGTCACCAAAGAGCCGACGCCTTACGGTGAAGTGGTCTGCCGGGCGCGCAACCCGCTGGCGATCAAGACCCTGATGCAGCTGCTGGGCATTCCTTCGGGACCCTGCCGGCCGCCGTTGGGCAAGATGAGCCGCACCGGGCTGGAAAAGGTGGTGTCCATCGCCAAGACCGTGCAGACCAACAATCCGGAAATATTGGCGCCTCTGGCGGCGTTTTTCGATGTGGATATCGATGCGCGCCTGAATGACGAGAATTTATGGGAGGGGCTGTATTATCCTTCGTACTAA